In one window of Aquimarina spinulae DNA:
- a CDS encoding helix-turn-helix transcriptional regulator yields MIEINKVKTIKLSMLDGIELKSAMFIDKNFPSHFHQSWSLAHIEYGSENIAFDNSGFLVSKNAIQLIPPYSIHKNWGNKNNPWTYKALYISDDVIKSISKKINADYSHLASFPYFLSYCNSGFYINEASIFKIIENLFLDTLNDDEQSYSQKNANEPFDDILNYLFLNYNQSITLEILQQKFKVNKFKLQKSFKKNIGLTPLEYLTTIRIENSKKLFYTDVPLVEIALESGFYDQSHFTHSFKKYVGVTPGNYKRNSKILQDL; encoded by the coding sequence ATGATAGAAATAAACAAAGTAAAGACAATAAAACTATCAATGCTTGACGGTATTGAGCTAAAGTCTGCCATGTTCATCGATAAAAATTTTCCTTCGCATTTTCATCAATCTTGGAGTCTGGCTCATATAGAATACGGAAGCGAAAACATTGCATTTGACAATTCAGGTTTTTTGGTCAGTAAGAATGCAATACAATTAATCCCACCTTATTCAATTCATAAAAACTGGGGTAATAAAAACAATCCTTGGACTTATAAGGCTCTTTATATAAGCGATGATGTAATCAAAAGTATTTCAAAAAAAATAAATGCCGATTATTCTCACCTGGCAAGCTTTCCCTATTTTCTATCCTACTGTAACAGTGGGTTCTACATAAACGAAGCATCAATTTTTAAAATCATTGAAAACCTTTTTTTGGATACTTTGAATGACGATGAGCAATCATATTCTCAAAAAAATGCTAACGAACCTTTTGACGATATCCTTAATTACTTGTTTCTAAATTATAATCAATCAATCACTTTAGAAATACTACAACAAAAGTTTAAAGTGAATAAATTTAAACTACAAAAAAGCTTTAAAAAGAACATTGGTTTAACACCTTTGGAATATCTAACTACCATTAGAATAGAAAACTCAAAAAAGCTTTTTTATACAGATGTTCCTTTGGTAGAAATTGCACTTGAATCAGGGTTTTATGACCAAAGTCATTTTACGCATAGTTTCAAAAAATACGTTGGAGTAACTCCTGGTAATTATAAAAGGAATAGCAAGATTTTACAAGACTTGTAA
- a CDS encoding RNA ligase, Rnl2 family: MAKCLIESSLLLISALTIAEPLGAIRKKEMFKKYTSIENTYRDEFIDRIKGHEFWNDEFIVQEKVHGANLSYWSTNGDDYFSAKRTDQITNEEKFFNHDLILKELKPKLKNIWSDLKNEIENLKQLTIFGEIIGGDYPHKEVEIDRKAIMVQKGIFYSPKNHFYAFDILINSETYLDVDVVNSHFEKQKILHAKTIFRGDLKECLDYPNDFNSTLPKELNLPDLTPNVVEGVVIKPSKTRHFNNGVRVILKNKNEKWSENKKYHKSIKLEDELSDKVIKLQEAILTYVTENRLNNVVSKIGEISQKDFGRVLGMFNKDVVEDFLKDYNQITNELEKKELKLITKSFAKTAAELVKNKIKST, from the coding sequence TTGGCTAAGTGCTTAATCGAAAGTTCGTTACTTTTAATTTCCGCACTAACCATAGCCGAGCCGTTAGGTGCAATTAGAAAAAAGGAAATGTTCAAAAAATACACTTCTATAGAAAACACTTACCGCGACGAATTTATTGACAGAATAAAGGGTCATGAATTTTGGAATGATGAATTTATTGTTCAAGAAAAGGTACATGGAGCGAATCTAAGTTATTGGTCGACGAATGGTGATGATTATTTTTCTGCAAAAAGAACTGACCAAATTACTAATGAAGAAAAATTTTTCAATCACGATTTAATTCTAAAGGAGTTAAAACCAAAGCTTAAAAACATTTGGTCAGATTTAAAAAATGAAATTGAGAATTTAAAGCAACTAACAATTTTCGGAGAAATTATTGGAGGTGATTATCCTCACAAAGAAGTTGAAATTGATAGAAAAGCAATAATGGTTCAAAAAGGAATTTTTTATAGCCCTAAAAATCACTTCTATGCTTTTGATATTTTAATCAATTCAGAAACATATTTAGATGTTGATGTAGTGAATAGTCATTTTGAAAAACAAAAAATACTTCACGCTAAAACAATTTTCAGAGGAGATTTAAAAGAATGTCTAGATTATCCAAATGATTTTAATTCAACTCTGCCAAAAGAACTTAACCTTCCTGATTTAACTCCAAATGTTGTGGAAGGAGTGGTTATTAAACCATCAAAGACACGACACTTTAATAATGGTGTCCGAGTTATTCTTAAGAACAAAAATGAGAAATGGTCTGAAAATAAAAAGTATCATAAATCTATAAAATTGGAAGATGAACTTTCTGATAAAGTAATTAAACTTCAAGAAGCTATTCTTACATATGTGACTGAAAATAGATTGAATAATGTTGTGAGTAAAATTGGAGAAATTTCTCAAAAGGATTTCGGAAGAGTATTGGGTATGTTTAATAAAGATGTAGTCGAGGATTTTTTAAAAGACTATAACCAAATAACTAATGAATTAGAAAAGAAGGAATTGAAACTAATTACTAAATCCTTTGCCAAAACTGCGGCGGAATTAGTGAAAAATAAAATAAAAAGCACCTAA
- a CDS encoding ornithine cyclodeaminase family protein, protein MKKTLLFNRSSFEKQLDMNDYIQAVSYAHQLHAEGNIIETNLIHADAPNGEYHIKSGGIIGEKSYYGLKANGGFFNNQNRYNLPNILGIIYLSDAENAYPLAIFESSLISKMRTAAATAVAARYLQPKDPIHLGIIGYGNQAEAQIEALLCVCDVKSIKISGRNQQKLIEFAKKIKDELFIPVNTSSLENTCKNSNIIITCTPSTKPFVNHEWIQPGTFIGAIGADSPGKNELDPKIIQNSKIIGDIKNQIIKVGESQHAIKSNLILPKDIYGELGELITGKIKGRTNDKEIFVYDSTGTAIQDIACAAFIYKKLKNEPNIAGIDFFG, encoded by the coding sequence ATGAAAAAAACACTACTATTTAACCGCTCTTCATTTGAAAAGCAATTAGATATGAACGATTATATTCAGGCAGTATCTTATGCTCATCAATTACATGCTGAAGGAAATATAATTGAAACCAACCTTATACATGCAGATGCCCCAAATGGAGAATATCATATAAAATCTGGAGGCATAATAGGAGAAAAATCATATTATGGGCTTAAAGCAAATGGTGGATTTTTTAATAATCAGAATAGATATAACCTGCCTAATATTTTAGGAATTATATATTTATCAGACGCCGAAAATGCTTATCCGTTGGCTATTTTTGAATCTTCGTTAATTTCTAAAATGAGAACAGCTGCAGCTACGGCAGTTGCCGCAAGATACTTGCAACCTAAAGATCCTATTCATTTAGGAATTATTGGCTATGGTAATCAAGCCGAAGCACAAATAGAAGCCTTGCTATGTGTATGTGATGTAAAATCCATAAAAATTTCAGGTAGGAATCAGCAAAAACTGATTGAGTTTGCTAAAAAAATAAAAGATGAACTATTCATTCCTGTAAATACAAGTAGTTTAGAAAACACATGTAAAAATTCTAATATTATAATTACCTGTACTCCATCTACTAAGCCATTCGTTAATCATGAATGGATACAACCAGGAACTTTTATTGGAGCTATTGGAGCTGATAGCCCTGGAAAAAATGAGTTGGATCCAAAAATTATACAAAACTCAAAAATTATTGGCGATATTAAGAACCAAATTATAAAGGTGGGTGAGTCTCAGCATGCCATTAAAAGCAATTTGATACTTCCTAAAGATATTTATGGTGAATTAGGGGAGTTAATTACAGGCAAAATAAAAGGACGCACTAATGATAAAGAAATATTTGTTTATGACTCAACAGGAACAGCTATTCAAGATATTGCTTGTGCTGCATTTATATATAAAAAATTAAAAAACGAACCAAATATTGCTGGAATTGACTTTTTTGGTTAA
- a CDS encoding serine hydrolase domain-containing protein, whose product MNKIILVLSIFILVVACGQKNNSKKKNTKDYSEIKDTLTAHISKINEKGKIVGFSVAMVNSTGILYNEGFGLADSTTQKPYSIQTVQPIASISKTLIGLSLFKAQEMGKLNLDEPINKYLPFKVSNPNFPETLITIRQLAIHTSSITDSDSFWESDYILINKDHKKGTGIPDYFNEPKTKISLADFLKSLLTEKGALNNGKSYSVNKPSAKFDYSNVGSNLCALVIESATGIPYQTFTTKYILEPLQMNSSSWTAKYIESKNRSTLYATNEQIMADYTTVGFPASGLITSSTDLGKYLSELIKGYSGNGSLLSKESYNEIFKKQLIKSQLPEGVDANTGIFMDYSKRGIGYNGYDPGVMAYMYFNPESLIGKIVLINTDTDFDEEVRPTLDKIYNILGEYETKLK is encoded by the coding sequence ATGAATAAAATAATCCTAGTCCTCTCAATTTTCATTTTGGTAGTTGCTTGCGGACAAAAAAACAACTCTAAGAAAAAGAACACAAAGGACTATTCGGAAATTAAAGATACATTGACTGCTCATATTAGCAAAATCAATGAGAAAGGAAAAATAGTTGGATTTTCTGTCGCAATGGTGAATTCTACTGGGATTCTCTATAATGAAGGATTTGGTTTGGCAGACTCCACAACCCAAAAACCATATTCGATCCAAACTGTTCAACCCATTGCCTCAATTTCAAAGACCTTGATTGGGCTTTCATTGTTTAAAGCCCAAGAAATGGGCAAACTTAATCTTGATGAACCCATAAATAAATATCTTCCATTTAAAGTATCAAACCCAAACTTTCCAGAGACACTTATTACAATAAGACAATTGGCCATCCACACGTCCTCAATAACCGATTCAGATAGTTTTTGGGAAAGCGATTACATACTTATTAATAAAGACCATAAAAAAGGCACAGGAATACCAGATTATTTCAATGAGCCTAAAACCAAAATATCACTTGCCGATTTTTTAAAAAGTTTATTGACCGAAAAAGGCGCCCTGAACAATGGCAAAAGTTATTCCGTAAACAAACCGTCTGCAAAATTTGATTATTCAAATGTTGGGTCAAACCTATGCGCACTTGTAATTGAATCGGCAACTGGAATTCCTTATCAAACATTTACTACAAAATACATTCTTGAACCTTTACAAATGAACTCATCAAGCTGGACTGCTAAATATATCGAATCAAAGAACCGTTCGACATTATATGCAACTAACGAACAAATTATGGCGGATTATACAACGGTGGGGTTTCCTGCAAGTGGACTAATTACATCAAGCACCGATTTGGGAAAATATTTGTCTGAGTTAATAAAGGGCTATTCAGGAAACGGAAGTTTATTATCAAAAGAAAGTTATAATGAGATTTTTAAAAAGCAATTGATTAAAAGTCAGCTTCCAGAAGGAGTTGACGCAAACACAGGTATTTTTATGGATTATTCGAAAAGGGGAATTGGTTATAATGGTTATGACCCAGGTGTTATGGCGTATATGTATTTTAATCCTGAAAGCTTGATCGGTAAAATAGTTTTAATAAACACCGACACAGATTTTGATGAAGAAGTTCGACCGACCTTAGATAAAATTTATAACATTTTAGGCGAATATGAAACCAAGCTCAAGTGA
- the xerA gene encoding site-specific tyrosine recombinase/integron integrase encodes MNLTKHITLKHLLIGNQKMIGLQFYPDKVIQALIKELPNPKWSKGFSMVYIANTKENLAEVFEKFRGVAWINGNSFFKEKPIRDNQPVDINWYRNRSKTTSYKYVPEEYLRKLELKRYALNTCKTYIIQFEKFINHYCDNDIVALSEEEIRSYLQHLISQNKSNSYINQAINSIKFYYEVVMGMPNRFYSIERPRKEQKLPQVLSKEEIRSIIANTNNIKHRCIVSLLYSSGLRRSELLDLKLTDIDSKRMLIHIRNAKNNKDRYSLLSEKVVKDLRIYYRQWKPKEYLFESPNGMKYSGKSVGAIVNRAATKAYIKRKVTPHILRHSFATHLLESGTDLRYIQTLLGHSSTRTTEIYTQVSINKFKAIKNPLDE; translated from the coding sequence ATGAACCTTACTAAACATATCACATTAAAACACTTATTGATTGGCAATCAAAAGATGATTGGGTTACAGTTTTATCCTGATAAGGTGATCCAGGCATTGATAAAGGAACTTCCAAACCCTAAATGGAGTAAGGGGTTTTCGATGGTATATATTGCAAACACTAAAGAAAATCTCGCCGAAGTTTTTGAAAAATTTAGAGGAGTAGCGTGGATAAACGGTAATTCTTTTTTTAAAGAAAAGCCAATACGTGACAATCAACCTGTGGATATTAACTGGTATCGAAACCGAAGTAAAACGACTTCTTACAAGTATGTTCCTGAAGAATACCTGAGAAAATTAGAACTCAAACGATATGCCTTAAATACCTGTAAAACCTATATAATACAATTTGAAAAATTCATTAATCACTATTGTGATAATGATATTGTGGCCTTGTCAGAGGAGGAAATCCGAAGCTATTTACAGCATCTCATTAGTCAAAACAAATCTAATAGTTATATTAACCAGGCCATTAATAGTATTAAGTTCTATTATGAGGTGGTCATGGGAATGCCTAACAGGTTTTATAGTATCGAAAGGCCCAGAAAAGAACAGAAACTCCCACAAGTGTTATCAAAAGAAGAAATACGTTCTATAATTGCCAATACCAATAACATAAAACATCGTTGCATAGTAAGTCTATTATATTCTTCTGGATTACGCAGAAGCGAATTATTAGATCTAAAACTAACTGATATAGATAGCAAACGAATGCTGATTCACATTAGGAATGCAAAAAACAATAAAGATCGATATTCCTTACTATCAGAAAAGGTAGTAAAAGATTTAAGAATCTATTATAGACAATGGAAACCCAAAGAATACTTATTTGAATCCCCAAATGGGATGAAATATTCAGGAAAAAGTGTAGGGGCAATTGTAAACAGAGCAGCAACAAAAGCATATATCAAAAGAAAGGTCACTCCACATATACTCAGACATTCGTTTGCCACCCATCTATTAGAAAGTGGAACCGATCTAAGATATATCCAAACTTTATTAGGACATAGTAGCACAAGAACTACAGAAATTTATACTCAAGTATCTATAAACAAATTCAAAGCCATCAAAAATCCATTAGATGAGTAA
- a CDS encoding SMI1/KNR4 family protein → MTDQLNQIKEKLDRLKKLDRSLHAFGAEKHKYKLNKIKSERELTNFEKEHKITLPTGYREFIKQIGNGGAGPYFGLEPIENGIYADLDYKNADHLNDLSKPFPHTQHWNLDFGEVTSENEDEYFRKKDKEYFQNKWTNGILRVSNFGCGVSLNLVVNGKEYGNMWVDDRCNDQGIYPNPYFDTEGRVTFLNWYELWLDKELKERKAGNNGYNSLWRNFLRKIPIFK, encoded by the coding sequence ATGACAGATCAATTAAACCAAATTAAAGAGAAACTCGACCGATTGAAAAAGCTGGATAGAAGTTTGCACGCATTTGGCGCTGAAAAACATAAATACAAGCTGAATAAAATAAAATCTGAAAGAGAACTAACTAACTTTGAGAAAGAGCATAAAATTACTCTACCAACTGGATATAGAGAATTTATTAAACAAATTGGAAATGGCGGTGCGGGACCATATTTCGGATTAGAGCCGATTGAAAACGGAATTTATGCTGACCTAGATTATAAAAATGCAGATCATTTGAATGACTTATCTAAGCCATTTCCTCATACCCAACATTGGAATCTAGATTTTGGAGAAGTAACTAGTGAAAATGAGGACGAATATTTTAGGAAAAAGGATAAAGAATATTTTCAAAATAAATGGACCAATGGAATTTTAAGAGTTTCAAATTTTGGGTGTGGAGTTTCATTGAATCTAGTGGTAAACGGGAAAGAATACGGGAATATGTGGGTTGATGACCGATGTAATGATCAAGGGATTTATCCTAACCCATATTTTGACACAGAAGGGCGTGTGACTTTTTTAAATTGGTATGAATTGTGGCTTGACAAGGAATTAAAAGAAAGAAAAGCAGGTAACAATGGCTATAATTCATTGTGGCGGAATTTTCTACGGAAAATTCCTATCTTTAAATAA
- a CDS encoding TolB family protein, with amino-acid sequence MKATKLLILTCVLSLNTIFAQENKENDKSKSSSHAIAYTSKGVAKIYSIDKEGKSNIKSINTKGDYLALSPNGKTFAFRVYHDDGKTWSIHTMNSDGTNSKRLTHAKNKWDSAPEWTPDGKKIAFAREYKDSEDVWQAEIWIMNQDGSERTQIESLKGSNPYFTPDGRIVFTSDYKDKKGEISIADIDGTNIIHLTDNEAEEWHPEVSTDGKQIVFMSNRDGNFEIYVMNIDGSNQKRLTFNNVGNWHPSWSPDGSKIIFSSTNKDKKSHIYIMNKDGSSVKKILSHGRKATFLR; translated from the coding sequence ATGAAAGCTACAAAGTTATTAATATTGACATGTGTTTTATCGCTAAACACAATCTTTGCTCAAGAAAATAAGGAAAATGACAAATCTAAATCATCGTCCCATGCAATTGCCTATACTTCAAAGGGAGTAGCAAAAATTTATTCAATCGATAAAGAAGGTAAATCAAATATTAAAAGTATAAATACGAAGGGTGATTACTTAGCGTTGTCTCCTAATGGAAAAACATTTGCTTTTCGAGTATATCATGATGACGGAAAGACTTGGTCTATTCATACAATGAACAGTGATGGTACGAATAGCAAACGATTAACTCATGCAAAAAACAAATGGGATAGTGCACCTGAATGGACTCCCGATGGAAAAAAAATTGCTTTTGCAAGAGAATATAAAGATTCGGAAGACGTTTGGCAGGCAGAAATTTGGATTATGAATCAAGATGGTAGCGAAAGAACTCAAATAGAATCACTGAAAGGCAGTAACCCTTATTTTACTCCAGATGGAAGAATAGTATTTACTTCGGATTACAAAGATAAAAAAGGTGAGATAAGCATAGCAGATATTGATGGCACCAACATTATCCATTTGACAGATAATGAAGCTGAAGAATGGCATCCTGAAGTTTCTACTGATGGTAAGCAAATCGTTTTTATGTCTAATAGAGATGGAAATTTTGAAATTTATGTGATGAATATTGATGGTTCTAATCAAAAACGATTAACATTTAATAATGTTGGTAATTGGCACCCATCCTGGTCCCCTGATGGTTCTAAAATAATTTTTTCATCAACCAACAAGGATAAAAAATCACATATTTATATTATGAATAAGGATGGTTCTTCAGTAAAAAAGATTCTCTCTCATGGTAGAAAAGCGACATTTCTGCGTTAG
- a CDS encoding alanine racemase, translating into MKIYCIFVKVSSCEDIFNTIDNLKNIDMITKPTLIIDQQKCRENINRMFNKAKYHNLDFRPHFKSHQSLEIGSWYKELGVNKITVSSVDMAKYFSEDWKNITIAFPVNILEIQSINDLASKIIINLVVENVESISFLSEHLISNVNVFLKIDVGYHRTGINPKDKNLMDTILKVINANHYLTFVGFLGHAGHTYKCRTQEAIKEIHHISLEIMTSLKVQYKSQYPNLIVSLGDTPSCSVAEDFTGVNEIRPGNFVFYDLTQHKIGSNSISQIAVAMTCPIVAIHEDRSEIVVYGGGVHFSKDRLEDKEGTIFGRVVEKTEMGWGNIILGMYVNSLSQEHGIISVPKSEINNYKIGDCLLILPIHSCMTANLMKSYLDINNKVITRL; encoded by the coding sequence ATGAAGATATATTGTATATTTGTAAAAGTATCTTCATGTGAAGATATATTTAACACGATAGATAACTTAAAGAATATCGACATGATTACTAAACCAACGCTTATAATAGACCAGCAGAAATGCAGAGAAAACATCAATCGAATGTTTAACAAGGCAAAATATCATAATTTAGACTTCAGACCGCATTTTAAATCTCATCAATCATTAGAAATTGGTTCATGGTATAAAGAGCTGGGGGTAAATAAGATTACGGTTTCATCAGTTGATATGGCAAAATACTTTTCAGAAGATTGGAAAAATATTACTATCGCCTTTCCTGTTAATATTCTAGAAATTCAATCTATTAATGATTTAGCTTCAAAAATCATTATAAACCTGGTAGTTGAAAATGTTGAGAGTATTTCTTTCCTATCAGAACACTTAATTTCAAATGTAAACGTCTTTCTAAAAATAGATGTAGGATATCACCGTACAGGTATTAATCCAAAAGATAAAAACTTAATGGATACTATTCTTAAAGTTATTAATGCTAATCATTATTTAACTTTTGTAGGTTTTTTAGGTCACGCTGGGCATACATACAAATGTAGAACACAAGAAGCCATTAAGGAAATACATCATATTAGTTTAGAAATTATGACAAGTTTAAAAGTTCAGTATAAATCTCAATATCCAAACTTAATTGTTTCGTTAGGAGACACGCCTAGTTGTAGTGTTGCTGAAGACTTTACAGGTGTTAATGAAATACGCCCAGGTAATTTTGTTTTTTATGATTTAACCCAACATAAAATTGGTTCCAATAGTATTTCACAAATCGCTGTTGCTATGACTTGTCCTATTGTTGCTATTCATGAAGACCGTTCTGAAATTGTGGTTTATGGTGGTGGTGTTCATTTTTCTAAAGATCGATTAGAAGATAAAGAAGGGACTATTTTTGGAAGAGTTGTTGAGAAAACCGAAATGGGTTGGGGAAATATCATTCTCGGAATGTATGTAAACAGTCTGTCTCAGGAACATGGTATCATTTCGGTTCCAAAATCTGAAATAAACAATTACAAAATTGGAGATTGCTTGTTAATTCTACCTATTCATTCTTGTATGACAGCAAATTTAATGAAATCGTATCTAGATATTAATAATAAAGTAATCACAAGACTATAG
- a CDS encoding MarR family winged helix-turn-helix transcriptional regulator encodes MKNSDLIDLLQSEWKNERPELNTSGMQIVGRILMLGKILERRAGVAVVGFNIHYTDLDVMATIRRSGNPYELTPSQLMKSVLISSGAMTALINRLTKLELVYRSSNSKDGRMKLVGLTEKGLKIIDEAIEWRMIEASESIKTLSESEKKELSELLKKLLISLDS; translated from the coding sequence ATGAAGAATAGCGACTTAATTGATTTATTGCAATCCGAATGGAAGAATGAACGACCAGAACTAAATACATCTGGAATGCAAATAGTTGGACGTATCTTAATGCTGGGTAAAATTCTAGAAAGAAGAGCAGGTGTGGCTGTAGTAGGTTTTAATATTCACTATACCGATTTAGATGTGATGGCTACCATTAGACGTTCTGGCAATCCCTATGAATTAACACCTTCACAACTAATGAAGTCGGTTCTTATTAGTTCAGGTGCTATGACAGCCTTAATAAACAGGCTAACCAAATTAGAATTAGTTTACCGCTCTTCTAATTCAAAAGACGGTAGAATGAAATTAGTAGGCTTGACTGAAAAGGGATTAAAAATAATAGATGAAGCTATTGAATGGAGAATGATAGAGGCTAGCGAATCTATAAAAACTTTGAGTGAATCAGAAAAGAAAGAGCTTTCTGAATTATTAAAGAAACTATTAATTTCTTTAGATTCGTAA
- a CDS encoding serine hydrolase domain-containing protein — protein sequence MNVADVHDYKNFKNHEIQGAKNTNTFVSNPKEKYVESLFGELVTKTGFNSFEEWAIESQTTALIVIKKDTIIYEKYFNGFSRDSYFHSQSMAKSFISFLIGAAIDDGLIKSIEEPITNYVPELLERDQRFKKISIKDLLEMRSGLEYNTSLIPSTNIHSPWHDEAVGYYHPNVRKLLLENVEISSESGKDFQYSNYNTSYLGLILERATNLTVSNYLEQKLWSKIMEYDALFSIDSEESNFEYMPSRLIARAIDYARFGQLMLNEGNWYGNQIISKDWVQESTLENKSIPRDVYPRWFGRSDKRIYYNYQWWGHANKDGTFHFYANGNLGQNIYIIPHKETIIVHCGNSLQYYSGDFDLWNVALLLN from the coding sequence ATGAATGTAGCGGATGTTCATGATTATAAGAACTTTAAAAATCATGAGATTCAGGGAGCAAAAAATACCAATACATTCGTTTCTAATCCTAAAGAGAAATATGTTGAGTCACTATTTGGGGAGCTGGTAACTAAAACTGGATTTAATAGCTTTGAAGAGTGGGCTATTGAGTCTCAAACTACTGCACTAATTGTTATAAAAAAAGATACAATCATTTATGAGAAATACTTTAATGGTTTTAGTAGGGATTCCTATTTTCATTCTCAATCTATGGCAAAGTCGTTTATATCGTTTTTAATTGGTGCTGCTATTGATGATGGTCTAATCAAAAGTATAGAAGAGCCAATAACAAATTATGTTCCTGAACTTTTGGAGCGTGATCAACGCTTTAAAAAAATATCCATCAAAGATTTACTTGAAATGCGTTCAGGGCTTGAATACAATACAAGCCTCATACCATCCACTAATATTCATTCTCCTTGGCATGATGAAGCAGTTGGATATTACCACCCTAATGTTCGAAAGCTGCTACTTGAAAATGTAGAAATTTCATCTGAATCAGGAAAAGACTTTCAATATTCTAATTACAATACAAGCTATCTGGGATTGATTCTTGAAAGAGCTACTAATTTAACTGTATCTAATTATCTAGAGCAGAAATTGTGGTCAAAAATAATGGAGTATGATGCACTCTTTTCTATAGATAGCGAAGAATCTAATTTTGAATATATGCCAAGTCGTTTGATTGCTCGGGCGATTGATTATGCACGTTTTGGTCAGCTTATGCTCAATGAAGGAAATTGGTATGGTAATCAAATTATATCAAAAGATTGGGTCCAGGAGTCTACTCTAGAAAACAAATCAATTCCTCGAGATGTTTATCCAAGATGGTTTGGAAGAAGCGACAAAAGAATTTATTATAATTATCAATGGTGGGGTCATGCAAATAAAGACGGTACTTTCCATTTTTATGCAAACGGAAATCTTGGACAGAATATTTATATTATCCCGCATAAAGAAACTATAATTGTTCACTGTGGTAATTCACTTCAATATTATAGTGGTGATTTTGATTTATGGAATGTTGCTTTACTCTTGAATTAG
- a CDS encoding tetratricopeptide repeat protein encodes MKNILLFSFIILVYCKSDKQDNFLENHDHSKHINQKIKNEKATEFYHKGTKLFEQRNLDSAKIYLNKSLEIEKNSIVIDELGTIALTEKKYQEAISYFDDSIKQDLNYWPSHINKSRVFILANHFDSAEKTLRNMLLKCESEYWRAYANLYLTYIYTNGVLDCEKARESSKKSVFIKNDMKLKNQYESIIKGVKKDCS; translated from the coding sequence ATGAAAAATATATTATTATTCTCTTTTATAATTTTAGTATACTGCAAATCCGACAAGCAAGATAATTTTCTAGAAAACCACGATCATTCAAAACACATAAACCAGAAGATTAAAAACGAAAAAGCTACTGAGTTCTATCATAAGGGCACTAAATTATTTGAACAAAGAAACTTGGATTCTGCAAAAATTTATTTGAATAAATCTCTAGAAATAGAAAAGAACTCAATCGTAATAGATGAACTTGGAACAATTGCATTAACTGAAAAAAAATATCAAGAAGCCATTAGCTATTTCGATGACAGTATAAAACAAGATTTAAATTATTGGCCAAGTCACATTAATAAATCAAGAGTATTTATCTTAGCAAACCACTTCGATAGTGCAGAGAAAACTTTAAGAAATATGTTACTTAAATGCGAATCTGAATATTGGAGAGCTTATGCTAATCTTTATTTGACTTACATCTATACAAACGGAGTATTAGATTGTGAAAAAGCAAGAGAGTCTTCAAAAAAATCCGTGTTCATAAAAAATGATATGAAGTTAAAAAATCAATATGAGAGCATTATTAAAGGAGTAAAAAAAGACTGTAGTTAA